In the Candidatus Methanoperedens sp. genome, one interval contains:
- a CDS encoding 4Fe-4S dicluster domain-containing protein, producing the protein MDEEGEKKIRKPRGIAKLIPGKCIACGARCQSSCPEDAIEMNDKGEPVINLEKCIGCRRCIKVCPAQALEIFYTPEEKKILEQIAASAKGTGTKEVSIEEAAATAHIKEYRGVWIFVEHTEGEPATVSWELLGAGAKLAKTLGVELCSIVIGDKVEHLCQESFAYGASRVYLLDAPVFHYYRTETYNKAICYLVKKYKPEILLMGATGLGRDLAGAVATKLNTGLTADCTGLDVDEKGFLLQTRPAFGGNIMATILTERTRPQMSTVRPHVMPLPCKDTSHTGEIVREFFAIKEDDVAVKVLEIIKDQRAECDLAAADVIVAGGRGMQAKENFGMLQELADELGGVVGCSRAVVEAGWMGAERQVGQTGKTVRPKIYIACGISGAIQHLVGMQNSDVIIAINLDKNAPIFEVATYGIVGDVFKVVPAIIDYIRELHTGKICSISGSENIIGKE; encoded by the coding sequence ATGGATGAAGAAGGAGAGAAAAAGATACGCAAACCACGCGGCATAGCTAAACTTATCCCGGGAAAATGCATCGCTTGCGGAGCGCGCTGCCAGAGTTCCTGCCCCGAAGATGCCATAGAAATGAATGATAAAGGCGAGCCTGTCATCAACCTGGAAAAGTGCATTGGCTGTCGCAGATGTATCAAGGTTTGCCCTGCCCAGGCCCTTGAGATTTTTTATACACCCGAGGAAAAGAAAATCCTTGAGCAGATAGCTGCATCCGCAAAGGGAACTGGCACAAAAGAAGTCAGTATTGAAGAAGCCGCAGCAACGGCCCATATCAAAGAATACAGAGGGGTATGGATTTTTGTGGAACATACCGAAGGCGAGCCTGCTACCGTTTCATGGGAATTGCTGGGCGCTGGCGCGAAGCTGGCTAAAACCTTGGGCGTTGAACTTTGCTCCATAGTAATCGGCGATAAAGTAGAGCATCTGTGCCAGGAGTCTTTTGCGTATGGTGCTTCCCGTGTTTATTTACTGGATGCTCCCGTATTTCATTATTACCGCACCGAGACTTATAATAAGGCCATCTGTTACCTGGTGAAAAAGTACAAACCCGAAATATTACTTATGGGCGCTACAGGTCTTGGAAGAGACCTTGCAGGCGCAGTTGCTACAAAACTGAACACCGGCCTGACCGCGGATTGTACGGGTCTTGATGTAGATGAAAAAGGTTTTTTGTTGCAAACACGTCCGGCTTTTGGCGGCAATATAATGGCAACGATCCTTACAGAACGGACAAGGCCGCAAATGTCCACGGTGCGACCACATGTGATGCCTTTACCCTGTAAGGATACATCGCACACGGGTGAGATAGTCCGTGAATTTTTTGCGATCAAAGAAGATGATGTTGCTGTCAAGGTGCTGGAAATTATCAAAGACCAGAGAGCGGAGTGTGACCTTGCGGCAGCAGATGTCATAGTTGCAGGGGGCAGAGGAATGCAGGCAAAGGAGAATTTCGGGATGTTGCAGGAGCTTGCTGATGAGCTTGGCGGCGTAGTTGGTTGTTCGCGCGCTGTGGTTGAAGCGGGCTGGATGGGCGCAGAACGCCAGGTTGGCCAAACAGGCAAAACCGTAAGACCTAAAATTTATATCGCATGCGGCATCAGCGGCGCTATCCAGCACCTGGTCGGGATGCAAAATTCGGATGTCATAATCGCTATCAACCTGGATAAAAATGCCCCGATATTTGAGGTTGCAACCTATGGTATCGTGGGTGATGTATTCAAGGTAGTTCCGGCCATTATCGATTATATAAGGGAATTACATACAGGCAAGATATGTTCCATATCAGGATCAGAAAATATTATCGGGAAGGAGTAA